From Flavipsychrobacter sp., a single genomic window includes:
- a CDS encoding metal-dependent transcriptional regulator: protein MLLTYTEENYLKAIYVIQTNNDTPEVSVNEVAERMQTRPATVTDMIKKLSEKELVHYEKYKKVHLTDSGEKTALYIIRKHRLWETFLNTKLHFSWDEVHEVAEQLEHIRSKKLIEKLDEFLGFPEYDPHGDPIPTSEGTLPKSRAVALSECEIGGTYKIVAVKDTSTAFLQQLALYNIAIDTKLVITERMPYDKSITVKQKEGTPFQLSEKIAEKLFAV from the coding sequence ATGCTACTGACTTATACCGAAGAAAATTATTTGAAGGCTATATATGTTATCCAAACAAATAACGATACTCCTGAAGTTTCGGTAAACGAGGTAGCGGAGCGAATGCAAACCCGTCCGGCTACAGTTACTGATATGATAAAAAAATTATCAGAGAAAGAACTGGTGCACTATGAGAAATATAAAAAAGTACACCTTACAGATAGCGGAGAAAAAACAGCACTTTACATTATAAGAAAGCATAGACTTTGGGAAACCTTTCTTAATACTAAACTCCACTTCTCTTGGGACGAGGTTCACGAAGTAGCAGAGCAATTGGAACACATAAGATCTAAAAAACTCATCGAAAAGCTAGACGAGTTTTTAGGATTTCCAGAATATGACCCCCATGGCGACCCTATACCAACTTCAGAAGGTACCCTACCAAAATCCAGAGCGGTAGCCCTTAGCGAATGTGAAATAGGGGGTACTTATAAAATTGTTGCCGTAAAAGATACTTCTACTGCTTTTTTACAACAGTTAGCACTGTATAATATTGCTATAGATACTAAACTCGTTATTACGGAACGTATGCCTTATGATAAAAGCATCACAGTAAAACAGAAGGAGGGTACTCCTTTCCAGTTATCAGAAAAAATTGCAGAAAAGCTATTCGCTGTTTAA
- a CDS encoding DUF2480 family protein: MSELINKVAESGIVTIDLTSYIPDEENIAVFDLKPFLFREMILREKDYRQSLKEFDWTVYENKHVAVFCSVDAIIPIWAYMLATSYLEEVATSVFYGTAEALTANLIKNKVATIDVSEYEDKRVVLKGCGDKAIPETAYVEATQLLKPVVKSLMYGEPCSTVPIYKKKVVR; the protein is encoded by the coding sequence ATGAGCGAACTGATAAATAAAGTAGCAGAGAGTGGTATTGTGACGATCGATTTAACAAGTTATATACCTGATGAAGAAAATATAGCTGTCTTTGATCTGAAACCATTTCTCTTCAGAGAAATGATACTTAGGGAAAAAGACTACAGACAATCACTTAAAGAATTTGACTGGACGGTTTATGAAAATAAACATGTTGCTGTTTTCTGTTCTGTAGATGCAATTATTCCTATTTGGGCTTATATGTTGGCTACTTCCTATCTTGAAGAAGTGGCTACATCTGTTTTTTATGGAACTGCCGAAGCGTTAACTGCTAACCTCATTAAAAACAAAGTAGCGACAATAGATGTTTCTGAATATGAAGATAAAAGGGTTGTACTAAAAGGTTGTGGTGACAAAGCCATACCAGAGACCGCTTATGTAGAAGCAACACAATTATTGAAACCGGTTGTGAAATCATTAATGTATGGAGAGCCTTGCTCTACAGTACCTATTTATAAAAAGAAAGTGGTGAGGTAA